DNA sequence from the Candidatus Fluviicola riflensis genome:
TGCATTGTAAGGAATAATATACGTGGTGGAAGAAACATAAAATCCGACCAATGTAACCGCCAGCCAAACTACATTCCAGTTGCTTTCTTCATCAAACAGCGGATAGAACACCAAAAAACAGAAAATCAGCGATGGGAAAATAGCGCGTTTCATGATCGGAATTCGTCTTCCTCTCGGATGCTCGCTGCGATCACTTACCTGGGCAATAAACGGATCATAAATAGCATCTACCAAACGTCCGCCGGCTGTAATGAGCGCTATCGCATTAAAAATCCCAAAAATGGCGACTTGTGTGATAAACACTGGAATTCCGCTGTCTTTTGTGGGCGCATACAGGTAAATCAGAATGACACTAATCAGGTTGATCATCATGCTCCAACCCATCATTCCGGTTGCATACGCAATTTGTTTGGAAACAGGAAGCGCCTTTCGTTCGTTCATGATACAAACTTGGCGAAAAAAGGAATACGCAGCTGCGGAATAGACAATGATGTTGATTAACGAATGTTAAAAGAATTATGAATTGGTCAATTATGAATTATCAAAGTGATTCACAGAAACTGATAAACTTTTTTAAATTGAATTTTCCTTTCCGAGTTCCTTGATAATTAATCATTCAAAATCAACAGATACTACCATTAAATCTCATCGCGCGAGTTGTCTTATAACCGGTAGAAGGAGTTGATTCTACTGTGAATAGCTCAACAACCTCATTGTATAACTTCGTGTTATTAGATAATCACGCTGTTTTTCCTTGTTTCGAACAAGCTGAAACAGCTATTCACAAACCTCAAATAACACACACATGAAAAAAAACTTACACTTATTTACCGTATCAATGGGCCTGATTTCGTGCCTGATACCAAACATTACATCTGCCCAGTGCTGGCAGCAAAAAGGAACCGATCTCGCAGGAAACGACGAATTAGAAAACATCGGAACGTCTACCTGCATGAGCAGTGACGGAATGACAGTCGCTTCCGGCGCACCGCAGTACAATAATCTCGCCGGACGTGTCGTTGTTCATGCATGGAACGGGAATGCCTGGATTCAGAAAGGGACCGACTTGATTGGATTGACAACATTCGAACGTTTCGGAACTTCTGTAGACATCAGCAGCGATGGAAATACTCTTGCAATAGGTGCACGAAACAACAGTGACAGCGCTACAACCAGCGGTGCCGTCCGCATGTATGAATGGAACGATAGTGTATGGCAGCAAAAAGGAAGTACCATACACGGCAACCTAAGCGGCCAAGGACTTGGTCAATTCATTGATATCAGCGACGACGGTCGGGTGATCGCCATTGGTGCGCCGTTTAGAAGTACAGGTGCTGGGACCTGGGAAACAATCGGTTTGGTAAGAACATACCATTGGAACGACACGATTGATGATTGGGAACAATTGGGAAGCGATCTGACAGGTATCCAGGAAGGAGACTGGTTCGGAAATTCCGTTTCGCTGAACGGTAACGGCACTGTGCTTGCTGTGGGAGCTTATTTCAGTTCTGTTTTCGGTACATACGCCGGTTACGCAAGAGTTTTTGCCTTCAACAACGACGATTGGCAGCTGCACCAAACCTTTGAAGGTGCCGATGAAGAATCACTTGGTCAAGATGTTGACCTGACACCCGATGGCCACAGCCTTATCATTGCTTCTGGTGCCAATAACGACGATTATCTGCTCGCCGGAAAAGCACGGATATATCATTATGATGGCATTGATTACTGGAATTCCCGAGGTGAGATTTCCGGGGAAACATCCAATTGTTTTTTGGGCCAATCGGTTGCAATCAATGCAGCCGGAGACATCATTGTTGTCGGTGGCCGGTCAAGTGCCAACAGTCCGCAATGGTCAGATAAAGGCTATATGGCAGCTTACTCTTGGCTCGGCGGTGACCAATGGCAAAAAATTGGTGAGGATATTGAAGGTTCTGTCGACAATGACCTGTTCGGTGAATCCGTCGCGATCAGCGATGATGGAAATACGATTGCAGGCGGTGCGAAACAATTCGACGGTAATGTTTCCAATGTCGGTCTGGTGCGTGTTTATGAATCCTGTGTGGCTTCTATTAAAGAAAAAGCCAATCATTCATTTCTGTTCTCTCCCAATCCTTCATCGGGAATAGTGGAAACCGATTTGGGTGAATTTTATCATTCGGTGACCGTGACGGTCAAAAATTCCCTTGGACAAATCATTAGTAAACGCACCGTTTCTACACAGCAGTTGTCGGTTATTTTACCTAAAAATCCGGGAACTTACTTTATTGAAGTGACTACTGAAAATGGCACGAGTGTTCAGAAGGTTGTAAAACTATAAGTCGATGCTTGATGTTGGATTTTTGATGTTGAATTAGCTCCTCCATCAAAAATCCAACATCAAGCATCATTTCTTTTTCGTAGAGATCTGAAATCCCAAACCAGCCGTAACCAGCAATTGATCCAGGTTATTGATTCGTTCGGGATCTTTCATGTGCATAAACGAACATTCCGCGTAAAAATAGAAGAAACGCGAAACGTTGTAATTCGCCCCTGCAACGAATCCAACATTCGGACGTAAATGCGCTTCCGTACTTCCCTGCAATTCAATTCCGGAAAGTCCCATTTGAGCGTAGACAAACGGATCCCAACGTTTCACCGGAAAATGACGGCCAAAGCCGGCTTGAACCTGTAAGTGTTTCTTAATGTATTTTTCATCGGTTTGTGCATCTACATAACCCAAAAATTCACCGCGAAAGCTGTAATGATCATCGAAATAATAAGCGAAATGACCACCTACATAATTGTTCCGGACATTGTGATTGAGCATCCATCCCGGGTAAAGCGAGCCTGTGGCCTGCAACAACCCTTGTCGCTCGCCCAATTCTACCTGCTGCGCTGAAGTATGCATAACAATCATCATACACACCAGCAATCCTGTTAATCGCGCGCCCATAAGTCAGCTAATTTGTAGTTAAAACTCAATGTAAATAACAAATGGCCTTCGAATGATCCGCCTTTCTCTTTGTGAAATTCCAGTTCATCACCGTGCAAATGGCTGTTGACATCCGTTCCAAGGTGAATCATATACTGTGAACTCAAACTCAGGTCGAGACGTTCGGTCAGGTTCACATGCGTTCCGATTCCACCCTGAACAGCACTGCTCCAGCGATCAACAGAATTGCTTGTATTGGCGATTTCGACCTGTTTGGTGTAATCGAAGCAATGTCCGGCCAGTACGTACGGCACAAAACGTTCGTTTGCATGATTAAACGGGTAGTACATCACACTCCAGCCAATGTGATAATCCGATCTTCGGGTATACTCATTGGTCGCAGGCAAATAATCAAAAAACCATTCGGTGTTGATACGCTCACTGAGCCGCACGCGGAATTGTCCACCGATTCCCAAAGCCGATGCTTCATTTCCGTGATTGAACGCACTCAACGTGGTCCGCTGCCCGAAAGAAAGTGTTCCGCCCTGAGAACCTCTGTAGTTCATAGGTTGTGCCAGCATCGCTCCCGCAATACTCAAAAAGCACAATGAAAGGAGATGTTTCATTTACTTGGTTTTATAGTTGTTGTTATGGACAACCATGTTTGAGTTTACCCCTACGTGTATTCAAAAAAAAAGGAATCCGAAGACTCCTTTCCTATGATTGATTGATTTTTTTATTCAATTCCCATTTTTTCCATCACGATATTGCTCACACCCGTAGATGAATAGCCACCGTCGTGGAACAGGTTCTGCATCGTTACCATACGTGTCAAATCAGAGAACAAAGTAATGCAGTAGTTCGCACAATCTTCAGCCGATGCATTTCCTAGCGGAGCAATCGCATCTGCGTAATCGTAAAAATCGCCGAAACCTTTGATTCCTGTTCCTGCAGTCGTTTTGGTAGGTGATTGAGAAACGGTATTGATCCGTACTTTTTTCTCTAAACCGTAGTGGTAACCGAAACTGCGTGCAATCGATTCCAACATTGCTTTAATATCTGCCATATCTGTGTAGAATGGGTACGTGCGTTGAGCTGCCATGTATGTCAAAGCAACAACACTTCCCCAATCGCTGATCGCATCTAATTTCTTAGCTACCGCCAGCATTTTGTGCAGCGACATAGCCGATACGTCAATTCCTTTAGCGAAATAATCGTAGTTTGATTCGGTATATGGAA
Encoded proteins:
- a CDS encoding enoyl-ACP reductase encodes the protein MSKLLEGKRGIITGALDQNSIAWKVAEKAHEHGATFVLTNAPIAMRMGEINALAEKTNSQIIPADATSVEELTNLFTQSQEVLGGKIDFVLHSIGMSVNIRKNIPYTESNYDYFAKGIDVSAMSLHKMLAVAKKLDAISDWGSVVALTYMAAQRTYPFYTDMADIKAMLESIARSFGYHYGLEKKVRINTVSQSPTKTTAGTGIKGFGDFYDYADAIAPLGNASAEDCANYCITLFSDLTRMVTMQNLFHDGGYSSTGVSNIVMEKMGIE